DNA sequence from the Armatimonadota bacterium genome:
TCTGCGAGGCTTGACTTCGACGATCGGCATGACGTTTCTGACAGCCTGCTCGAAGATCTCAATGCCGGGCCGACCGGCCTTCGACTCAATCTCTTCCAGAGCACTGTAGAATATCTTCTCACCGACGCTCTTCTTGCCGCGGGTGAACATGCGGTTGACAAATCTTGCGACCAGCCTGTTGTTGTACACCGGATCAGGCGTGATCTCTCGCTTTCGGGCAGGTCCTTTTCTAGGCATTGATACTCCTCCACATTACTTGGGGCGCTTGGCTCCGTACTTGGAGCGACTGGTCTTGCGGTCGCGCGTGCCGGCAGTATCCAAGGTGCCTCTGACGATGTGGTAGCGCACGCCTGGAAGATCCTTGACTCTCCCGCCTCTAACGAGCACTACGGAGTGCTCCTGCAGGTTATGCCCGACGCCTGGAATGTAGGCGGTGACCTCGATGCCGTTGGTCAGCCTGACTCTCGCGATCTTCCGGAGAGCCGAGTTCGGCTTCTTCGGCGGAACGGTTCGCACCACCAGGCAGACACCGCGCTTCTGAGGGGTGCCCTTCAGCGCTGGAGCCGAAGTCTTCTTGACTACCTTCTTGCGTCCCTTTCGCACCAACTGGTTGATTGTCGGCATAGCGTTCCTTCCTTTGCGTAACTCTGGTCGCGACCGTGTGCCCTCGTCATATTCAGGTCCGCGTCAGACCCCGGCCGGGGCCGCCCATTCAACAAAAATGCCCCTCGAACACACTCCGGGGGCAACGAGACGTACGGCTGATGTCGTCATCTATCAGTACAGTGTGTGTAC
Encoded proteins:
- the rpsG gene encoding 30S ribosomal protein S7 — protein: MPRKGPARKREITPDPVYNNRLVARFVNRMFTRGKKSVGEKIFYSALEEIESKAGRPGIEIFEQAVRNVMPIVEVKPRRVGGATYQVPVEVRADRRMALAIRWLVTFARKRPGRTMVDRLAGELMDAANNAGASIKKKEDGHRMAEANKAFAHYRW
- the rpsL gene encoding 30S ribosomal protein S12, translated to MPTINQLVRKGRKKVVKKTSAPALKGTPQKRGVCLVVRTVPPKKPNSALRKIARVRLTNGIEVTAYIPGVGHNLQEHSVVLVRGGRVKDLPGVRYHIVRGTLDTAGTRDRKTSRSKYGAKRPK